The following coding sequences are from one Campylobacter showae CSUNSWCD window:
- a CDS encoding TonB-dependent receptor domain-containing protein — MIGEPKVQSNLLFDYVVPNTDKLALSANLHYTGKRYADQRNVNAVPAYFTTDLGIRYVTKEWLGKQTTLRFNVNNVFDKKYWVGMFPSNIDGTTTGAGTSIFLGQSRTFMLPAEVKF; from the coding sequence GTGATCGGCGAGCCCAAAGTTCAGTCAAATTTACTCTTTGACTACGTCGTGCCAAATACCGACAAGCTAGCCCTAAGTGCAAATTTACACTACACCGGCAAACGCTACGCCGATCAGCGCAATGTAAACGCGGTGCCTGCGTACTTTACCACAGATCTTGGCATCCGCTACGTGACCAAAGAGTGGCTAGGCAAGCAAACTACGCTAAGATTTAACGTAAATAACGTATTTGATAAAAAGTACTGGGTCGGAATGTTCCCGTCAAATATCGACGGAACTACGACGGGTGCGGGCACAAGTATCTTTTTAGGACAGAGCAGGACGTTTATGCTCCCAGCGGAAGTCAAATTTTAA
- a CDS encoding TonB-dependent receptor domain-containing protein — MDDIRRKNRRRKSKLYNPKTFSNPHVTKGGGAYKNSQSTMKNLTIADDIKLNDYLSVILSAARSNFENKNKQTGVKTYDESGTSYAASFIYRPVENVSLYFTYADSLQAGSSYTYERTNPRYGETVVLKPFRSKQYKIGAKARIEDIDLSAALFEIKRPIAYLGDNNEYSIQGEQVNRGMEFTAGGKITSDLSVMGGVALIQPKLKKQNKLMRRARS; from the coding sequence ATGGACGATATACGGCGCAAAAACCGCCGGCGGAAGAGCAAATTATATAATCCAAAAACATTTTCAAATCCGCACGTAACAAAAGGCGGCGGAGCTTATAAAAATAGCCAAAGTACTATGAAAAACCTAACTATCGCCGACGATATCAAGCTAAACGACTACCTTAGCGTCATTTTAAGCGCGGCTAGAAGCAACTTTGAGAACAAAAACAAGCAAACAGGCGTAAAAACGTACGACGAGAGCGGCACTAGCTATGCGGCGAGCTTTATTTATCGCCCGGTAGAAAACGTAAGCCTATACTTCACATATGCAGACAGCTTGCAAGCAGGCTCAAGCTATACCTACGAAAGAACCAATCCAAGATACGGCGAAACGGTAGTTTTAAAGCCTTTTAGAAGTAAACAATACAAGATTGGCGCAAAAGCTAGGATAGAGGATATCGACCTATCTGCGGCGCTTTTTGAGATAAAACGCCCGATAGCCTATCTAGGCGACAACAACGAATATAGCATCCAAGGCGAACAGGTAAATAGAGGCATGGAATTTACAGCCGGAGGCAAGATAACGAGCGATCTTAGCGTAATGGGCGGTGTCGCACTAATACAGCCTAAGCTAAAAAAGCAAAACAAGCTTATGCGCAGGGCAAGATCGTGA